In one Hemitrygon akajei chromosome 3, sHemAka1.3, whole genome shotgun sequence genomic region, the following are encoded:
- the LOC140724773 gene encoding ferritin heavy chain B-like yields MASQVCQNFHQECEDAINRQINMELYSSYVYLSMSFYFDRDDISLHHFSKFFRKQSYEEQQRAEKWMEFQNLRGGRIVLEDIKKPEQDDWTNALEVMQRALQMEKDVNLSLLDLHKLSTQHGDPHLCDFLERNYLDEQVKMIKKLGDYVTNLRRLGTPENDLGVYLFDRLSLEEKD; encoded by the coding sequence ATGGCTTCCCAAGTTTGTCAGAACTTCCACCAGGAATGTGAAGATGCAATCAACAGGCAGATTAACATGGAGCTCTATTCCTCCTATGTTTATCTCTCCATGTCCTTTTACTTTGACCGGGATGACATTAGCCTACATCACTTCTCCAAGTTCTTCAGGAAGCAGTCCTATGAGGAACAGCAGCGTGCTGAGAAATGGATGGAATTCCAGAATCTGCGAGGAGGCCGGATCGTGCTGGAGGACATCAAGAAGCCAGAGCAGGATGACTGGACCAATGCTCTGGAAGTGATGCAGAGAGCCCTGCAGATGGAGAAGGATGTGAACCTGAGTCTCCTGGATCTGCACAAGCTTTCCACTCAGCATGGTGACCCTCATCTGTGTGATTTCCTGGAGAGGAACTATCTGGATGAGCAAGTGAAGATGatcaagaagcttggagattacgTCACCAACCTGAGGAGACTGGGCACCCCCGAGAATGACCTGGGAGTGTACCTGTTTGACAGACTGTCCCTGGAGGAGAAGGATTAG